Proteins encoded within one genomic window of Trichomycterus rosablanca isolate fTriRos1 chromosome 7, fTriRos1.hap1, whole genome shotgun sequence:
- the rbm15 gene encoding RNA-binding protein 15 — translation MKGKERSPLKKRSRAVDDVRDRGNHPSSKKMGVVAISGGSNNGTSSSKSDGSARRSLLGDKRDGRDFDGHASNRTNSHNYTSPVASASGKNHNSSLSLEAARGNSRSEQRNQQLSAPESEYKTLKISELGSQLSDEEIEDGLFHEFKKFGDVSVKISRVNDERIAFVNFRRPDDARAAKHARGRLVLYDRPLKIEAVYMNRRRSRSPIDKDHFPAVAGHRHLHTQRPLSPTGLGYRDYRLQQLALGRLPPPPPPPLPRELEREREFAFYEARARPAYELQRAAFREEDFISPEDDQRANRTLFLGNLDITVTENDLRRAFDRFGAITEVDIKRPTRGQNSTYGFLKFENLDMAHRAKISMSGKVVGRNAIKIGYGKATPTTRLWVGGLGPWVPMAALAREFDRFGTIRTIDYRKGDTWAYIQYESLDAAQAACTHMRGFPLGGPDRRLRVDFADTEHRYQQQFLQPLPMPHYEVVAEPFVHRATPETIRVRERTPPPLHFRERELYASADWPAPALRERVRTPAFEPLEHLERDRRPREPWSLERELPSRDAARKRRLMEDGRHLECSPDSSSEWAARRRRALSTEGSPGGSSREGRYSDSERPTRADRPSPARERRSSLDRAPGDKRLKSNSSLSESSIGTSPSERKRKAAEAGKGPTKRERPEGSSKNSHSSKQDAGGKLSMAWNGMLLLKNSNFPAIMHILDGDLGVASSLLIDGSTGGKVTQLRITQRLRLDQPKMDEVSRRIKVAGPGGYAILLAVPGSSDDASSSDPAASTQRPLRNLVSYLKQKQAAGVISLPVGGTRDKDNAGVLHAFPPCEFSQQFLDSSAKALAKTEEDFLVMIIVRGAS, via the coding sequence ATGAAAGGAAAAGAGCGTTCGCCGCTGAAAAAGCGTTCTAGAGCTGTGGACGATGTGAGAGACCGAGGAAACCACCCGAGCAGCAAGAAAATGGGGGTTGTGGCGATTTCAGGCGGAAGCAACAATGGCACCAGTTCGTCCAAAAGCGATGGCTCGGCTAGAAGGAGTTTATTAGGAGACAAACGGGACGGCCGGGACTTTGACGGACACGCTTCCAATCGCACGAACAGTCACAATTATACTAGCCCTGTAGCTAGTGCTAGCGGCAAGAACCACAACTCGAGTCTGTCTCTGGAAGCGGCCAGGGGCAACTCACGCTCGGAGCAGCGCAACCAGCAGCTCAGCGCGCCCGAGAGTGAGTACAAAACCCTGAAAATCAGCGAACTGGGTTCCCAGCTCAGCGATGAGGAGATCGAGGACGGTTTGTTCCACGAGTTCAAGAAATTCGGCGACGTGAGTGTGAAAATTAGTCGCGTCAATGACGAACGGATTGCTTTCGTGAACTTTAGGAGGCCTGACGATGCCAGGGCTGCGAAACACGCCCGAGGTCGCCTGGTACTCTATGATCGCCCTTTAAAAATCGAGGCGGTGTATATGAACAGGAGGAGAAGTCGATCCCCTATAGACAAGGACCATTTTCCTGCTGTGGCTGGCCATAGACATTTGCACACCCAGAGGCCGCTGTCCCCTACCGGACTGGGTTATAGAGACTACAGGCTCCAGCAGCTAGCTCTTGGTCGACTTCCTCCACCCCCACCACCTCCATTACCCAGAGAACTGGAAAGAGAACGGGAGTTTGCCTTTTATGAAGCCCGTGCAAGGCCTGCTTATGAACTGCAACGAGCTGCTTTTCGAGAGGAGGATTTTATTTCCCCAGAGGATGACCAAAGAGCAaacagaacattgtttttggGTAACTTGGACATTACAGTAACAGAAAATGACCTGAGGAGGGCATTTGACCGCTTTGGGGCTATCACCGAAGTGGATATTAAAAGACCCACGCGGGGCCAAAACAGTACATATGGCTTTCTTAAGTTCGAGAACTTGGATATGGCTCACAGAGCAAAGATCAGCATGTCTGGAAAAGTGGTTGGCCGAAATGCTATTAAAATCGGTTACGGGAAAGCCACCCCAACAACACGACTGTGGGTGGGAGGTCTTGGACCTTGGGTTCCCATGGCTGCATTAGCAAGAGAATTCGACCGCTTTGGCACTATTAGGACTATAGACTACAGAAAAGGCGACACCTGGGCTTATATTCAGTACGAGAGCTTGGACGCAGCTCAGGCAGCTTGCACGCacatgcgtgggtttcctcttggaGGACCGGACAGACGACTCAGAGTGGATTTTGCAGACACTGAGCACCGTTACCAACAGCAGTTCCTGCAGCCGCTTCCCATGCCACATTACGAAGTTGTGGCCGAGCCCTTTGTTCATCGTGCCACCCCTGAAACAATTCGTGTCAGAGAAAGGACTCCTCCGCCACTCCATTTTAGAGAAAGGGAGCTCTATGCTAGTGCGGACTGGCCGGCCCCTGCTTTACGTGAACGTGTAAGGACCCCTGCGTTCGAACCTTTGGAGCACTTGGAACGCGATCGGCGACCCAGAGAGCCCTGGTCCCTAGAGCGGGAGTTGCCAAGCAGAGATGCAGCACGTAAACGGCGACTTATGGAGGATGGCCGCCATCTAGAATGCTCACCCGACAGCAGCAGTGAATGGGCAGCCCGACGCCGGAGAGCCCTGTCCACTGAGGGCAGTCCTGGAGGCAGCAGCCGTGAAGGCCGCTACAGTGACTCAGAGCGACCTACAAGAGCAGATCGACCTTCACCAGCTAGAGAGCGGCGCAGCAGTCTGGACAGGGCTCCTGGAGATAAACGCCTAAAGAGCAACAGCAGTCTGTCCGAGTCCAGCATAGGCACCAGCCCATCAGAGAGAAAACGCAAAGCGGCAGAAGCAGGCAAAGGGCCCACAAAGAGAGAGCGACCTGAAGGGAGCTCCAAAAACAGCCATTCGTCCAAACAAGATGCTGGTGGAAAGTTAAGCATGGCCTGGAATGGAATGCTACTTCTGAAAAACAGCAACTTCCCTGCAATCATGCACATCCTAGATGGAGACCTCGGCGTGGCCAGCAGCCTCCTGATTGATGGCAGCACTGGGGGAAAGGTGACGCAGCTCCGCATCACACAGCGGCTTCGGCTCGACCAGCCCAAGATGGACGAGGTGTCACGGCGCATCAAAGTCGCAGGCCCAGGCGGGTACGCCATTCTCCTCGCAGTTCCTGGCAGCTCGGACGACGCTTCATCATCGGATCCTGCAGCTTCGACTCAGCGTCCTCTCCGCAACCTGGTGTCATACCTGAAGCAAAAGCAGGCAGCCGGGGTTATCAGCTTACCTGTCGGCGGCACTCGCGATAAAGACAACGCGGGGGTGCTGCATGCGTTTCCACCCTGCGAGTTCTCTCAGCAGTTCTTAGATTCCTCTGCGAAAGCTCTTGCCAAAACAGAAGAGGACTTCCTGGTTATGATCATTGTTCGTGGAGCATCCTAA